A region of Leishmania donovani BPK282A1 complete genome, chromosome 7 DNA encodes the following proteins:
- a CDS encoding fatty acid desaturase, putative, which translates to MAPDNVRPHQRNEVLIDGVLYDCTDFRHPGGSILKYYLGSGDATETYQQFHLKLPRADKYLKRLPNRPAPPQHSVDVDEQKRLAKLSRDFKALHDACVEEGLFNASWPHIVYRFSELILMHAIGLYMLFRLPMLWPIALVILGVAEGRCGWWMHEAGHYSVTGIPWLDIKIQEVLYGLGDGMSASWWRSQHNKHHATPQKHRHDVDLETLPLVAFNKIIALRGKRIANIRRWISLQMFLFGPVTCSLVALYWQLFLHVRHAMRTQRYTEGVAILCRWIAVGVICHKLQVSFWQGLGGVLFSQAFSAAYIFINFALNHSHLPMLPEDEHAHFVEYAAIYTMNVTPSWFVTWFMGYLNYQVEHHLFPTMPQFRFVQLAPRVRKLFEENGLKYDSRPYMKSLQKTFKNLGDVAEFIVAGN; encoded by the coding sequence ATGGCCCCTGACAACGTCCGTCCACACCAACGGAACGAGGTGCTGATCGATGGCGTCCTTTACGACTGCACCGACTTCCGGCATCCAGGCGGCAGCATTCTGAAATACtacctcggcagcggcgacgccaccgaGACGTACCAGCAGTTCCACTTGAAGCTGCCTAGGGCGGACAAGTATCTCAAGCGGCTGCCCAATCgcccggcgccgccacagcacaGCGTCGACGTGGATGAGCAGAAGCGATTGGCGAAGCTCTCGCGAGACTTCAAGGCGCTGCATGATGCgtgcgtggaggagggccTGTTTAACGCCAGCTGGCCGCACATCGTCTACCGGTTCTCTGAGCTGATCCTGATGCACGCCATCGGTCTTTACATGCTCTTCCGTCTTCCGATGCTGTGGCCCATCGCGCTGGTGATCCTTGGAGTGGCGGAGGGGCGCTGTGGCTGGTGGATGCACGAGGCCGGGCACTACAGCGTCACGGGCATTCCGTGGTTGGACATTAAAATACAGGAGGTTCTCTACGGACTCGGCGATGGAATGAGCgcgtcgtggtggcggtCGCAGCATAACAAGCATCACGCCACTCCGCAGAAGCACCGGCATGACGTGGACCTTGAGACGCTGCCTCTCGTTGCCTTCAACAAGATCATCGCGCTCCGCGGCAAGAGGATCGCGAACATTCGCCGCTGGATCTCCCTGCAGATGTTCCTCTTCGGCCCCGTCACCTGCTCCCTTGTCGCCCTATACTGGCAGCTCTTCCTCCACGTCCGCCACGCCATGCGCACTCAGCGTTACACAGAGGGTGTTGCCATCCTGTGCCGCTGGATCGCGGTCGGCGTTATCTGTCACAAGCTGCAGGTCTCGTTCTGGCAAGGCCTCGGCGGTGTTCTCTTCTCCCAggccttcagcgccgcctaCATCTTCATCAACTTCGCCCTCAACCACTCTCACCTGCCGATGCTTCCGGAGGATGAACACGCGCACTTCGTCGAGTACGCGGCCATCTACACCATGAACGTGACACCGTCGTGGTTCGTGACGTGGTTCATGGGCTACCTTAACTACCAGGTGGAGCACCACCTGTTCCCTACCATGCCACAGTTCCGCTTCGTCCAACTGGCGCCGCGAGTGCGGAAACTTTTCGAGGAGAACGGCCTGAAGTACGATTCGCGTCCGTACATGAAGTCGCTCCAGAAAACTTTCAAGAACCTAGGTGACGTGGCCGAGTTCATCGTTGCTGGGAACTAA
- a CDS encoding proteasome regulatory non-ATP-ase subunit, putative, translating into MVEACFLCLDSTEYMRNGDQYPTRMMAEQDAACLLANAKLQANAENTLGFLTTGGNACTVYETLTNNVDAIMTSIGSIPVNGKRCNFSSGLQIASLALSHRTNSRAEKRIVAFVGSPIGETAAELEALAKKLRKDDVAVDVVAFGVESNVELLQAFVKKVSKKENSRFLAVAARENLTDKLMSNAILLGEDLPEGAEGGGANMSGFGVDPNMDPELAMALRLSMEDEMQRQAAAAAAAASSAAPESAPASGSAATPAAPAAPAAAPVVDEDELSYENMSEEEMMRRAIALSLQDSAQGASDTTSPPSAPQPATTSETCRNEEENEDDFAKGVEDALEKEDEENSS; encoded by the coding sequence ATGGTTGAGGCGTGCTTCCTGTGCTTGGACTCCACGGAGTACATGCGCAATGGGGATCAGTACCCCACTCGCATGATGGCGGAGCAGGACGCGGCCTGCCTGCTGGCGAACGCGAAGCTGCAAGCGAACGCTGAAAACACGCTTGGCTTCCTCACGACAGGCGGAAATGCGTGTACGGTGTACGAAACCCTCACAAACAATGTGGACGCTATCATGACCTCGATCGGCAGCATCCCCGTCAACGGAAAGCGCTGCAACTTCAGCTCTGGTCTGCAAATCGCGTCGTTGGCTCTCAGTCACCGCACCAACTCCCGCGCTGAAAAGCGCATTGTCGCCTTCGTTGGAAGCCCGATCGGggagacggcagcggagctggaggcgctggcgaaaAAGCTGCGCAAAGACGACGTGGCGGTCGACGTGGTGGCGTTCGGCGTGGAGTCGAacgtggagctgctgcaggcctTTGTGAAGAAGGTATCCAAGAAGGAGAACTCGCGTTTcctggcggtggccgcgcgcGAGAACCTGACAGACAAACTGATGAGCAACGCCATTCTCCTTGGCGAGGACCTTCCCGAGGGGGccgagggcggtggcgccaaCATGAGCGGCTTTGGCGTGGACCCCAACATGGATCCGGAGCTAGCCAtggctctccgcctctccatGGAGGACGAGATGCAGCGCcaggcggctgcggccgctgctgcggcctcATCTGCAGCCCCCGAAAGCGCACCGGCTtctggcagcgctgccactcctgctgctccggcagccccagcagcggcgccggtggtggaCGAGGATGAGCTGAGCTACGAGAACAtgtcggaggaggagatgatgCGCCGGGCCATCGCGCTCTCACTGCAGGATTCCGCGCAGGGCGCTTCAGACACGACGTCcccgccatcggcgccgcagcctgCCACTACCTCGGAAACGTGCAGGAATgaggaggagaacgaggACGACTTTGCGAAAGGCGTCGAGGACGCCTTGGAgaaggaggatgaggagaaCAGCTCGTGA